The following coding sequences lie in one Maniola jurtina chromosome 11, ilManJurt1.1, whole genome shotgun sequence genomic window:
- the LOC123869643 gene encoding protein SCO1 homolog, mitochondrial — MNSVLRRTARPLCRFLSTTPVNQCAQPPKLKPKKFVGPITWKSVAITAVVGGGLTAGILYVRKEKQEAMDRERKKQLGKAKIGGSFELVDSEGKTVKNTDFLGKWLLIYFGFTHCPDICPDELEKLAEVVDKHDKTPSAPPLQPLFISVDPLRDTPEIVGKYCKEFTPRLLGLTGTKEQVQQACKSYRVYFSAGPQDVDEDYIVDHTIIIYLVNPEGEFVDYYGQNRNAKEIHDSILVNIMKYEAGKKPSWF; from the exons ATGAACTCAGTATTAAGAAGAACAGCAAGGCCTTTGTGCCGATTTTTATCGACTACTCCAGTGAACCAGTGCGCCCAGCCTCCCAAGCTGAAGCCCAAAAAATTTGTAGGTCCTATAACATGGAAGTCGGTGGCTATAACTGCGGTGGTTGGCGGCGGACTAACAGCGGGCATTTTATACGTAAGAAAAGAGAAGCAAGAAGCGATGGATCGTGAAAGGAAGAAGCAACTTGGTAAAGCGAAAATAGGAGGCTCATTTGAACTCGTAGATTCTGAG GGTAAAACAGTGAAGAACACAGATTTTCTGGGAAAATggttattaatatattttggaTTTACACACTGCCCTGACATTTGTCCAGATGAGCTGGAAAAGTTAGCAGAAGTTGTAGATAAACATG ACAAAACACCTTCAGCACCACCATTGCAGCCTCTATTTATATCAGTGGATCCACTGAGAGATACCCCCGAAATCGTTGGAAA GTACTGTAAAGAATTTACTCCAAGATTGTTAGGCCTCACCGGAACAAAAGAGCAAGTGCAGCAGGCTTGCAAATCCTACAGAGTATACTTTAGTGCAGGGCCGCAAGATGTTGATGAAGATTATATT GTAGATCATACGATTATAATATATCTGGTCAATCCTGAAGGTGAATTTGTAGACTATTATGGCCAAAACAGAAATGCAAAGGAGATCCATGATTCAATACTTGTGAACATCATGAAGTATGAGGCTGGAAAGAAGCCATCTTGGTTTTAA